The Catellatospora citrea DNA segment GGCGTGGAACGACGACATGATCGGCGCCTGCCAGGCCCGCTGCACCTCGACGGCGGCCGTGTTCATGGTGATGTTGAGCAGCCCGTGCGCGGTGCCGAAAGCGAGCAGGCAGCCGGCCAGCACGGTCAGGTTCGGCGCGAACGCGGGGGAGGCCAGCAGCAGGCCGTCGGCGAGCACGACGGGCAGCAGCAGCCGGCCGGCGCCGTACCGGTCGACGAGCCGCCCCGCGGCCTGCATGCCGAGGATCGCCCCCGCGGCGAAGGCCAGCAGCCCGAGGCTGAGCGCGCCGTCGGTGAGCGCCAGGCCCTGTTTGATCGCCGGGATGCGGGCGGTCCAGGTGCCCAGGATCACGCCGTAGAGTCCGAAGAGCAGGCAGACGGACAGCCGGGCCCGGTGCGGCCGGGCGCGGTCGTGCGGTGACGAGGTCATGGGGTCCGTCTCCGAGGGGCGCGGGCCGGGGGCGGACCGCTGGGGGTGCGAACATCATGAATGTATGCGCCCCCTGCGCGGCCCGCAGCCCGGTCGTCCCGGGGCGCGAGCCTGTATGCTGCGCAGTGCCCTGGCCAGGCCCTGGGTTCGAGCGGCACGCCCGCTCGTGGCCGGCCGGGAGCTGACTAGTGCCGGTCGAGAACTGCGGGAGCGAAGATTCATGTCGAACGAGACGCTGCTGGTCACCGGTGGTGCCGGCTTCGTGGGCACACACCTCATCCGGGCGCTGCTGGACACCCACCCGACCGCGCGGATCGTGTCCGTCGACAACTACTTCACCGGCCGGCACGACAATGAGATCGTCGACGAGCGGGTGAAGTACCTCGACGGCTCGACCGTGGACATCTTCAAGATCTGGGCGGAGCACGGCTTCGAGTCCCCGAAGATGGTCTTCCACCTGGGGGAGTACGCCCGGATCGTGCAGTCGTTCGACGAGTTCGACCGCACCTGGGAGTACAACACGCACGGCACCAAGGAGGTCATCCGCTTCGCCGCCCAGCACGGCGCGCGGCTGGTCTACTCGGCGTCCAGCTCGAAGTTCGGCAACGAGGGCAAGGACGAGCACCTCAACCCGTACGCCTGGACCAAGGCCAAGAACGTCGAGCTGATCAAGAACTACGGCGAGTGGTACGGCCTCGACTACGTCATCACGTACTTCTACAACGCCTACGGCCCGGGGCAGATCAGCGCCGGCACCTACGCGACCGTGCTCGGCATCTTCGAGCGGCAGTACCTGGCGGGCGAGCCGCTGACGGTGGTGTCCCCGGGCACGCAGACCCGCGACTTCACCCACATCTCGGACATCATCTCCGGCATCCTGGTCTCCGCCGAGGGCGGCAAGGGCGACGGCTACCTGCTCGGCAACGGCCGGGAGTGGGAGCTGGCCGAGGTCGCGAAGATGTTCGGCACCGAGCACGTGATGATCCCGGCCAAGCGCGGCGAGCGCACCCACGGCCGCGCCGACAACTCGAAGGTGCGCGACCTGGGCTGGGAGCCGAAGGTCGCGCTGGACCGCTACATCGCCGACTTCGTGCGCGACAACCCGCGCCCGTGAACCGGTGAGCCGCGGGCCGGGTCCAGCTCCTGGACCCGGCCCGCGGCTTCGTTCTCACGGAGCGGTCAGATCCAGCCGCGGCGGGCCGCGATCGCGCCCGCCTGGAAGCGGTTCGCCGCGCCCAGCAGCTCGTACAGGCGGCTCATGCGCCGCCGCATGGTGCGCACCGACCAGTCCAGCTGCCGCGCGACGGCCTCGTCCTTCAGGCCGCTGACCAGCAGGATCAGTAGCGCCCGGTCCTCCTCGGACACCGGGTCCTCGGCCGGGGCGAGCAGTGGCACGGCCGTCCGCCAGCACAGCTCCCAGTAGTCGATCAGCCCGTCGAGCAGCGTGGACGGCCGGATCACGGCGGCCCGCACCTCGGTCAGGTCCAGCGACAGCGGCATCAGCGCGATGCGCCGGTCGGCGATGGCCAGCTTGATACGCAGGCCGGGCAGCACCCGGGCCTGCTCGCCGTGGCTGATCAGCTCGCGGATGTCGTCGAAGACGCCGGGCCACTCCAGGGCCTCGGGCGCGTACACCGCCCGGTACTGCACGCCCCGCGCGATGCCGGTCTGCTCGATCGGGTTCGAGGTGGTCAGCGCGTACGGCGGCCGGTCCAGCGTGATGACCTCCTCGCGGGCCTCCTGCTGGATCTGCACGAACCACCGGCCCAGCGCCTCGCTGCCGGTCACGATCTCGATCTCCTCGCCGGTGCCGGAGTGCGCCGCGGCGAACAGCATCGACAGCTGCGCGGCGGCAGCCTGCACCCGGTCCAGCTCCGCGGAGCGGGCGCGGACCAGCGCGGACACCCCGGCCTGCGGCTCGATCGCGGCATACCGGCGGCGGGCGCCGGCCAGCCGGCCGACCAGCCCGTGATCGCGCAGCCGGTCCAGCGCGCGGGCCACCCGCTCGGCCGAGCAGTCGAGCTCCTCGGCGAGCTCGGCCGGGGCGGCGGTGCGGCGGACGAGGATGGCGCGGTAGACGGCCTCGTCGAAGGGGTCGACACCGGCGGGGGTGAGGTCCGAGGGCATGGCCAGATCTTGGCCCAAGAGTGCCACCGGCAGCAACGGGCCAGCGGAGATCGTTGCGCCGATCGGCTGAGGACCAGTAGACCGCTTAGCTATGAAACTCCCCCCTCGTTTCTTAGCGGCCGGGCTGTCGGCCGTGGTCGTAGCCGGGACGCTCTCGGCATGGTCCCCGGCCGACGCGGCCACCCCAGCGCAGCAGCGGCGCGTCATCGTGCTGCTGGCCGGGGACGCGGCGGTGGCGTCGGCCCCGGCCGGCGCGCTGCGTGACGCCGCCGGCGCGGCACAGGTCACCGGCGCGCGCCAGGCGGTGCAGGACCGCCAGCGCGCCTTCCTCGACGGCGCCCGCGGCAAGGGCCTGCGGTTGACCCGCGAACGCCCGCTGGGCCTGCTGGTCAACGCGGTCGCCGCCACCGTCCCGGCGGACGAGGTGGCGCGGCTGTCCGCGCTGCCCGGGGTGCTCGCCGTCGTGCCGGACGCACCGGTGCGCGCGTACACCGACGTGAGCGTGCCGCTGATCGGCGCGACCGAGGTCTGGCAGCGCAAGGACGACACGGGCACCCCCGCCAAGGGCAAGGGCGTGACCGTCGCCGTCATCGACAGCGGCGTGGACTACAGCCACCCCGACCTCGGCGGCGGCCTGGGCGAGGGCTTCAAGGTCGTCGGCGGGTACGACTTCGTCAACGGCGACGCCGACCCGATGGACGACAACGGGCACGGCACCCACGTCGCGGGCATCATCGCGGGCAAGGCGGCCGCGCCCGGCGGCGTCACCGGCGTCGCGCCGGAGGCGAACCTGCTGGCGTACAAGGCGATGAACGAGTGGGGCGAGGGCTGGACCTCCGACATCGTCGCGAGCATCGAGGCGGCCGCCGACCCGGCGAACCCGCACCGCGCCGACGTCATCAACATGAGCCTCGGCGGTTACGGCGACGGCCTCGACCCGCTGGGCCTGGCCGCGACCGCGGCCACCCGGGCCGGGGTCGTGGTGGTGGCCGCGGCGGGCAACAGCGGTCCCGGCCGCGACACGGTCGGCACCCCGGCCGTCGCGGACGGCGTCATCGCCGTGGGCGCGTCCACCAGCAACATGGTGCTGCCGACCGCGTACGCCGGCGGGGTGCGCCTGCAGACGTACCGCGGTGTCCTGTCGGCGAACCCGGCGGCCAAGCCGGTCACCGGGCGCCTGGTCGACGCGGGCTACGGCAGCGCCGAGGAGCTGGACGCGGCCGGTGACCTGCGCGGCAAGGTCGTGCGCATCACCGGTTTCGCCGCACCCGTGCTCGACTACCTGACGCAGTGGGAGCTGGACCTGGCCAAGGAGCTGGAGCGCCGCGGCGCGCTCGCGGTCATCTCGGGCCAGGCCGACTCCGGCCCGGTGGTGGCCGCCGCCGACGGCTCCGTGCCGGTCGCGCCGTCCACCTCGGTG contains these protein-coding regions:
- a CDS encoding NAD-dependent epimerase/dehydratase family protein — protein: MSNETLLVTGGAGFVGTHLIRALLDTHPTARIVSVDNYFTGRHDNEIVDERVKYLDGSTVDIFKIWAEHGFESPKMVFHLGEYARIVQSFDEFDRTWEYNTHGTKEVIRFAAQHGARLVYSASSSKFGNEGKDEHLNPYAWTKAKNVELIKNYGEWYGLDYVITYFYNAYGPGQISAGTYATVLGIFERQYLAGEPLTVVSPGTQTRDFTHISDIISGILVSAEGGKGDGYLLGNGREWELAEVAKMFGTEHVMIPAKRGERTHGRADNSKVRDLGWEPKVALDRYIADFVRDNPRP
- a CDS encoding helix-turn-helix domain-containing protein — translated: MPSDLTPAGVDPFDEAVYRAILVRRTAAPAELAEELDCSAERVARALDRLRDHGLVGRLAGARRRYAAIEPQAGVSALVRARSAELDRVQAAAAQLSMLFAAAHSGTGEEIEIVTGSEALGRWFVQIQQEAREEVITLDRPPYALTTSNPIEQTGIARGVQYRAVYAPEALEWPGVFDDIRELISHGEQARVLPGLRIKLAIADRRIALMPLSLDLTEVRAAVIRPSTLLDGLIDYWELCWRTAVPLLAPAEDPVSEEDRALLILLVSGLKDEAVARQLDWSVRTMRRRMSRLYELLGAANRFQAGAIAARRGWI